Proteins from a single region of Xenopus laevis strain J_2021 chromosome 9_10S, Xenopus_laevis_v10.1, whole genome shotgun sequence:
- the LOC121398781 gene encoding gastrula zinc finger protein XlCGF49.1-like has product MEGHETDSQKKIGKTVWKLSKAIKKQTHIAKNIFNVGKSDQNLKAAHENNHRVLMCNGSPQALPPTANKSPRPLKVQQIVQEKKFPYSVGKKVEEKAFYKDNEGKDSKNKRFSCAVCQKRFAQKSNLMTHMRVHTGSRPYVCTECGRSFSTSSNAVTHQRVHTGERPYSCEECGKSFSISSNLVTHLRVHTGEKPYGCSDCGKSFTHRSNLVIHQRGHSGEKPYVCLKCGENFTHSSHLVAHQKIHS; this is encoded by the coding sequence ATGGAGGGCCATGAAACTGATTCCCAAAAGAAGATCGGGAAAACCGTGTGGAAATTATCTAAAGCCATAAAGAAACAAACTCATATTGCTAAAAATATATTCAATGTGGGCAAATCAGATCAAAATCTCAAAGCAGCCCATGAAAATAACCATAGAGTTCTCATGTGCAATGGGTCACCACAAGCCCTGCCTCCTACAGCTAACAAGAGTCCCCGGCCGTTAAAGGTTCAGCAGATTGTCCAAGAGAAAAAGTTTCCCTACAGTGTTGGAAAGAAGGTGGAAGAAAAGGCCTTTTATAAAGACAATGAAGGGAAAGACTCAAAGAATAAGCGTTTTTCCTGTGCAGTTTGTCAAAAGAGATTTGCTCAGAAATCCAACCTTATGACGCACATGAGGGTGCACACGGGATCCAGGCCATACGTGTGCACGGAATGTGGCAGGAGCTTCAGTACCAGCTCCAATGCTGTCACGCACCAGAGAGTCCACACGGGAGAGAGGCCCTACAGCTGCGAGGAGTGCGGCAAGAGTTTCAGCATCAGCTCCAACCTGGTCACTCACCTGCGGGTGCACACCGGAGAAAAACCCTATGGGTGCTCTGACTGTGGCAAAAGCTTCACCCACCGCTCCAACCTGGTAATTCACCAGAGGGGACACTCAGGAGAGAAGCCCTACGTCTGCTTAAAATGTGGGGAAAACTTTACCCACAGTTCCCATCTTGTGGCGCACCAGAAAATCCATTCGTAA